The nucleotide sequence GACGATCGCCGGATCGACTCCCCGCCGACGCACGGCCGGACGGAGGTGATCGCGGAAGAACGCGATCGCCTGGTCGCTCGTCTCGACGAGGCAGTCGGGCTCGGGCTCGAGACAGACGCGAATCCGGCGGCCATGCCGCTCGGCGAGCCGATCGAGGTCGACCGCCAGATGGGCGAGGATGGTCGCGCATTCTTCCGCGCTCGACGGCCCGGCCGTCGGCGCATAGGTCAGCGGCAGCGTCGAGATCGTTCCCTCCTCGACGTCCGCCGGGAGCAGCTCGCAGAGGATGCGGGCGAGGTCGAGCGTGTAGTGATGACGCCGGACGTCGGCCCAGTCGGGGCGATAGACCTCCGCCTTGACGCGCTCGGCGTGAAAGTCGCCGTAGGGAAAGCCGTTGAGGGTCGCGAGCTCCAGCCCGTTCGCCTCGAGCGCTTCACGAAGCCGAGCGCGCGCGTCGGGCGAGGCGACCAGCTCGCTCGCGCTCCGGCGGCTCAGCCAGAGACCGAGGGAGAGCCGCCGCACGCCGAGCCGGCGCCGTACCGGGGCGCAGTAACGGGAGAGCGCCGCCAGGACGGACGCGAGCTCCTCGATCGCGTGAACGTTGGTGCAGTAGGTGAGGATGGTGCGGCCGCCGTCCGGATAGCGGAGCCGCATCGCCTACCAGCGCTGTCCGCCCCGAAGGAGCGTATTCCCCTCCCACGGGCCGCGTTCGATCACGAGCGGCTGCTCGAGCTCCCCGGGATCGAGCCTGCCCGTCTGCGAGA is from Deltaproteobacteria bacterium and encodes:
- a CDS encoding sugar phosphate isomerase/epimerase, giving the protein MRLRYPDGGRTILTYCTNVHAIEELASVLAALSRYCAPVRRRLGVRRLSLGLWLSRRSASELVASPDARARLREALEANGLELATLNGFPYGDFHAERVKAEVYRPDWADVRRHHYTLDLARILCELLPADVEEGTISTLPLTYAPTAGPSSAEECATILAHLAVDLDRLAERHGRRIRVCLEPEPDCLVETSDQAIAFFRDHLRPAVRRRGVDPAIVDRHLGLCLDACHQAVEFEDPDAAWRKISEAGVRVGKVQLSCALEVPAEASSRAEQRLRPFDEIRFLHQVRRRDRTGVIERWTDLAPALAARERLAEPADWRVHFHAPLHWEPEGQGLRTTAKDLLGLISRAAATRPLPHFEVETYTWNVLPESIRPRDDETLVEGIAREIEFAVRALATCGAQREP